In the genome of Ammospiza nelsoni isolate bAmmNel1 chromosome 7, bAmmNel1.pri, whole genome shotgun sequence, one region contains:
- the FZD5 gene encoding frizzled-5 → MGGRGLPVPLLLLGLPLLLGLPAAGRAASKALVCQEITVPMCKGIGYNLTYMPNQFNHDTQDEAGLEVHQFWPLVEIQCSPDLRFFLCSMYTPICLSDYTKPLPPCRSVCERAKAGCSPIMQQYGFAWPERMSCDNLPVLGDSEVLCMGYNHTEATTLPPFFGKPTRPAKDMAKNLTPLDGQRLSGLDCGQTCKCKAPLIPISKESHPLYNRIRTGKVLNCAIPCYQPYFTQDEKTFATFWIGLWSILCFLSTLTTVATFLIDMERFKYPERPIIFLSACYLFVSLGYIVRLVAGHANVACNPEHHHIHYETTGPALCTVVFLLLYFFGMASSIWWVILSLTWFLAAGMKWGNEAIASYSQYFHLAAWLIPSAKSIAVLALSSVDGDPVAGVCYVGNQSLENLRGFVLAPLVVYLFTGSLFLLAGFISLFRIRSVIKQGGTKTDKLEKLMIRIGIFTVLYTVPATIVIACYIYEQHNREAWEQAQNCSCPGNSHRPKPDYAVFMLKYFMCLVVGITSGVWIWSGKTLESWRRFSTRCCRARKPAGASVYGEASPALVGRTVLPSMASYHKQVPLSHV, encoded by the coding sequence ATGGGCGGCCGGGGGCTGCCggtgccgctgctgctgctggggctgccgctgctgctggggctgccggCGGCGGGGCGCGCCGCCTCCAAGGCGCTGGTGTGCCAGGAGATCACGGTGCCGATGTGCAAGGGCATCGGCTACAACCTCACCTACATGCCCAACCAGTTCAACCACGACACGCAGGAcgaggctgggctggaggtgcACCAGTTCTGGCCGCTGGTGGAGATCCAGTGCTCCCCGGACCTGCGCTTCTTCCTCTGCAGCATGTACACCCCCATCTGCCTGTCCGACTACACGAAGCCGCTGCCCCCCTGCCGCTCCGTCTGCGAGCGGGCCAAGGCCGGCTGCTCGCCCATCATGCAGCAGTACGGCTTCGCCTGGCCCGAGAGGATGAGCTGTGACAACCTGCCGGTGCTGGGGGACTCCGAGGTGCTTTGCATGGGATACAACCACACGGAAGCCACCACCCTGCCGCCTTTCTTTGGGAAGCCCACGCGCCCTGCCAAGGACATGGCCAAAAACCTGACGCCGCTCGATGGGCAGCGCCTCTCAGGGCTGGACTGTGGTCAGACTTGCAAGTGCAAAGCGCCCCTGATCCCCATCTCCAAGGAGTCCCATCCGCTGTACAACCGCATCAGGACCGGGAAGGTACTCAACTGTGCCATCCCCTGCTACCAGCCCTACTTTACCCAGGATGAGAAGACCTTCGCTACCTTCTGGATTGGCCTCTGGTCCATCCTCTGCTTCCTCTCCACCTTGACCACCGTGGCCACCTTCCTCATTGACATGGAGCGCTTCAAGTACCCTGAGCGCCCCATCATCTTCCTCTCTGCCTGCTACCTCTTCGTCTCCCTGGGCTACATCGTGCGCCTGGTGGCAGGGCACGCCAATGTGGCTTGCAACCCAGAGCACCACCACATCCATTACGAAACCACAGGCCCTGCTCTCTGCACCGtagttttccttctcctttacTTCTTCGGCATGGCCAGCTCCATCTGGTGGGTCATCCTGTCCCTCACCTGGTTCCTGGCTGCTGGCATGAAGTGGGGCAATGAGGCCATTGCCAGCTACTCGCAGTACTTCCACCTGGCTGCCTGGCTCATCCCCAGTGCCAAATCCATTGCTGTACTGGCACTGAGCTCTGTTGACGGTGACCCGGTGGCTGGGGTTTGCTATGTGGGCAACCAGAGCCTGGAGAATCTGCGTGGCTTTGTGCTGGCACCACTAGTGGTTTATCTCTTCACCGGCAGCCTTTTCCTGCTGGCTGGCTTCATCTCGCTCTTTCGCATCCGCAGCGTGATCAAGCAGGGCGGCACCAAAACCGACAAGCTGGAGAAGCTGATGATCCGCATCGGTATCTTCACCGTGCTCTACACCGTGCCTGCCACCATCGTCATCGCCTGCTACATCTACGAGCAGCACAACCGGGAGGCCTGGGAGCAGGCACAGAACTGCTCCTGCCCGGGGAACTCTCACCGCCCCAAGCCTGACTATGCTGTCTTCATGCTCAAGTACTTCATGTGCCTTGTGGTGGGGATCACCTCCGGCGTTTGGATCTGGTCTGGCAAGACACTGGAGTCCTGGAGGCGCTTCAGCACCCGCTGCTGCCGGGCCAGGAAGCCTGCGGGCGCCTCGGTGTACGGTGAGGCCAGCCCAGCGCTGGTGGGCAGGACGGTGCTGCCCAGCATGGCCTCATACCACAAGCAGGTCCCGCTGTCCCATGTGTGA